From [Clostridium] symbiosum, a single genomic window includes:
- a CDS encoding TRAP transporter small permease subunit — MKYVDKITAAFDKAVSVFCNIFMITLIICVAVQVFSRFVINTSTPWTETLSIYCYAWLTLFGAVLVQSEGGLLYVDVIQEKLSGRVLRIIKIICDVISMLVSSLWCYSGILQCMNAKGITSWGIVIPLPVVYAAVPLSFAFLFLFLLLDLIKQLIPDKKEGEV, encoded by the coding sequence ATGAAGTATGTAGATAAAATTACGGCTGCTTTTGACAAAGCGGTATCCGTCTTCTGCAATATATTCATGATCACATTAATAATCTGTGTTGCTGTCCAGGTGTTTTCAAGGTTTGTCATTAACACATCAACACCATGGACAGAAACACTCTCCATATATTGCTATGCATGGCTTACTTTGTTTGGAGCCGTACTGGTGCAAAGTGAGGGCGGCCTGCTTTATGTTGATGTAATCCAGGAAAAGCTGTCCGGCAGAGTGCTGAGGATTATTAAGATTATCTGTGATGTGATTAGTATGCTTGTTTCCTCACTCTGGTGTTACTCCGGCATTCTGCAGTGTATGAATGCAAAGGGAATTACCAGCTGGGGAATTGTAATTCCTCTGCCTGTAGTCTATGCGGCAGTTCCGTTATCTTTTGCGTTTTTGTTTTTATTTCTGCTTCTGGATTTAATTAAACAGTTAATTCCGGATAAGAAGGAGGGGGAGGTATAG
- a CDS encoding TRAP transporter large permease — translation MGIVLIIFLLTLLLGVPIALAMGAAGIYGLQILHLSPSIMGSQLFAGLNSFSMIAIPLFIFMGALMSKTGLTEILVDFCNAIFGRFKGGLAIAGIAAGAFFAAICGSSAASIASLGGVLIPALKKEGYGGGFAGAVIAAAGSLGPIIPPSLLLVIYACQSNQSIGWLFMAGIVPGILSAVLYIMITIRTAKLRNFPVHEKCSFKEIRRSGLRAIPALVIPLIIVVGICAGIFTVTESAGITTVYVLVVWFVKRLSFRELIKTVGESVRETAAITFIIGASTFLAYVITRGQLPQTIVNAIVAAKVSRVVVLLMINVLLVIMGMLLAPAAALLIVTPLLIPLSNAYGINLIQMGLIVVFNLNLGCLTPPVAVSLFMTARMADTSFAEQVKEAMPFFLISIIVLILITYWPDFTLFLPRMIYG, via the coding sequence ATGGGAATTGTATTAATTATCTTTTTGCTTACCCTGCTTCTGGGTGTACCGATAGCGCTTGCCATGGGAGCAGCCGGAATTTACGGCCTTCAGATTCTTCATCTGTCCCCATCAATTATGGGGTCTCAGCTGTTTGCCGGATTGAATTCTTTTTCCATGATTGCAATTCCTCTGTTTATATTTATGGGAGCGCTCATGTCGAAAACGGGTCTCACGGAGATTCTGGTTGATTTTTGTAATGCCATCTTTGGAAGGTTTAAAGGAGGACTGGCAATAGCAGGAATTGCTGCAGGCGCTTTCTTTGCGGCTATCTGTGGTTCTTCCGCGGCTTCTATCGCCTCTTTGGGCGGCGTTTTGATACCGGCCTTGAAAAAGGAAGGCTACGGCGGCGGTTTTGCCGGAGCGGTAATTGCAGCGGCCGGTTCACTCGGACCGATTATTCCCCCGAGCCTGTTGCTTGTAATCTATGCGTGCCAATCCAACCAGTCGATCGGCTGGCTGTTTATGGCAGGTATTGTACCGGGAATTTTAAGTGCTGTTTTATATATCATGATTACGATTCGTACTGCAAAGCTCAGGAACTTCCCGGTTCATGAAAAGTGCTCGTTCAAGGAAATAAGACGTTCCGGGCTTAGGGCGATACCGGCTCTCGTAATTCCTTTAATCATTGTAGTCGGAATCTGTGCCGGTATTTTTACAGTAACGGAATCAGCCGGTATTACCACGGTTTACGTGCTGGTGGTATGGTTCGTTAAAAGGCTTTCATTCAGGGAGCTCATTAAAACGGTAGGAGAGTCGGTGAGAGAGACTGCAGCAATTACATTTATTATTGGTGCATCTACCTTTTTAGCCTATGTTATCACGAGAGGCCAGCTGCCTCAGACAATTGTCAATGCGATTGTTGCGGCGAAAGTAAGCCGCGTGGTAGTTCTTCTGATGATTAATGTTTTGCTGGTAATCATGGGAATGCTTCTGGCTCCGGCAGCGGCGCTTCTGATTGTTACTCCATTGTTGATTCCGTTGTCAAATGCGTATGGCATTAATTTGATTCAGATGGGATTAATAGTTGTTTTTAACCTGAATCTGGGATGCTTGACTCCACCGGTGGCTGTCAGCCTGTTCATGACTGCGCGGATGGCAGATACTTCATTTGCCGAACAGGTAAAAGAGGCGATGCCATTCTTTCTTATTTCGATTATTGTGCTGATACTGATTACATACTGGCCGGATTTCACCCTGTTTTTGCCCAGGATGATATATGGATAG
- the leuC gene encoding 3-isopropylmalate dehydratase large subunit: MQMTGMTMTQKILAAHAGLSKVTAGQLIEANLDLLLGNDVTTPIAIAEMEKIGSPSVFHKDKIALVMDHFVPNKDIKSAQNCKYCREFAGRNEITNYFDVGEMGIEHALLPEKGLVKAGDVVIGADSHTCTYGALGAFSTGVGSTDMAVGMVTGKAWFKVPSAIKIVLTGKPSKWISGKDIILHMIGMLGVDGALYQSMEYTGDGVGYLSMDDRFTICNMAIEAGAKNGIFPVDSAAVEYMKEHSAGDFKKYRADEDAAYEAVYTIDLSELKPTVAFPFLPENTKTIDEAGDIPIDQVVIGSCTNGRMEDMRAAAKVLKNRKVARGVRCIVIPATQAVYLQAMKEGLLEIFIEAGAVVSTPTCGPCTGGYMGILAEGERCVSSTNRNFVGRMGHVSSEIYLASPAVAAASAVTGRISGPGDLGL; the protein is encoded by the coding sequence ATGCAAATGACAGGAATGACAATGACCCAGAAAATCCTGGCAGCCCACGCCGGACTCAGTAAAGTGACGGCAGGCCAGCTGATTGAGGCAAATCTGGATTTACTGCTTGGCAATGACGTTACGACGCCGATTGCAATTGCGGAGATGGAGAAGATAGGCAGTCCATCGGTATTTCATAAAGACAAAATCGCGCTGGTCATGGACCATTTTGTCCCCAATAAGGACATCAAGTCGGCCCAGAATTGCAAGTACTGCCGCGAATTTGCCGGAAGGAATGAAATAACAAATTATTTTGACGTGGGTGAGATGGGGATCGAGCATGCGCTGCTGCCGGAAAAAGGGCTGGTAAAGGCCGGAGATGTTGTGATAGGAGCCGACTCCCACACCTGCACCTACGGAGCGCTGGGGGCATTCTCCACAGGAGTAGGAAGCACCGATATGGCGGTCGGCATGGTGACGGGAAAAGCGTGGTTTAAGGTGCCTTCGGCAATAAAGATTGTCCTGACGGGGAAACCGTCCAAATGGATCAGCGGGAAGGATATAATTTTACATATGATCGGCATGCTTGGCGTGGACGGGGCCCTTTACCAGTCCATGGAATACACGGGGGATGGTGTCGGATATCTCTCAATGGACGACCGTTTTACCATCTGCAATATGGCGATTGAAGCGGGAGCGAAAAACGGGATTTTTCCGGTGGACAGTGCAGCCGTGGAATATATGAAAGAGCATTCGGCAGGGGATTTCAAAAAATACCGGGCGGATGAAGACGCCGCATATGAGGCGGTTTATACAATTGACCTTTCGGAGCTGAAACCTACGGTTGCCTTCCCATTTTTGCCGGAGAATACAAAGACGATTGATGAGGCAGGAGATATTCCGATTGATCAGGTGGTAATTGGCTCCTGTACCAATGGAAGAATGGAAGATATGAGGGCGGCCGCAAAAGTGCTTAAGAACAGGAAAGTGGCCAGGGGAGTCCGCTGCATCGTAATTCCGGCCACACAGGCCGTCTATCTGCAGGCAATGAAAGAGGGTCTTCTGGAGATTTTCATCGAAGCGGGAGCCGTTGTCAGCACGCCGACCTGCGGACCGTGTACCGGCGGTTATATGGGAATTCTGGCAGAGGGGGAACGGTGCGTTTCGAGCACAAACCGGAATTTTGTAGGCCGTATGGGGCATGTAAGTTCAGAAATTTATCTGGCAAGCCCGGCCGTGGCGGCGGCCAGTGCGGTTACCGGCAGAATCAGCGGACCCGGCGACCTGGGATTATAA
- the leuD gene encoding 3-isopropylmalate dehydratase small subunit, which produces MKVDGHVFKYGDNVDTDVIIPARYLNATDGMELARHCMEDIDREFVNRVKEGDLIVANKNFGCGSSREHAPLAIKCAGVSCVIAETFARIFYRNSINIGLPIIECPEAAKEIEAGDEVTVDFDSGVITDKTKGTVYQGQAFPEFMREIMMAGGLVGYTNLQINGNRTMPEDGKTAGNIKIQEDK; this is translated from the coding sequence ATGAAAGTAGATGGACACGTATTTAAATATGGGGACAATGTGGACACGGATGTAATTATACCGGCCAGATATTTAAATGCAACGGATGGAATGGAACTGGCCCGGCACTGTATGGAGGATATCGACAGGGAATTTGTGAACCGGGTAAAAGAGGGAGATCTGATCGTGGCAAATAAAAATTTTGGCTGCGGTTCCTCCCGCGAGCATGCGCCGCTGGCTATCAAATGCGCAGGGGTAAGCTGTGTTATTGCGGAGACCTTTGCCCGTATTTTCTACCGAAATTCGATTAATATAGGTCTGCCGATTATTGAGTGCCCGGAGGCGGCAAAAGAGATTGAGGCCGGGGACGAGGTGACGGTGGACTTTGACAGCGGAGTGATAACGGATAAGACAAAGGGGACGGTTTATCAGGGCCAGGCATTTCCGGAATTTATGCGGGAGATTATGATGGCAGGCGGGCTGGTAGGCTATACCAATCTTCAGATAAACGGGAATAGAACAATGCCCGAGGATGGTAAAACGGCCGGGAATATTAAAATACAGGAGGATAAATAA
- a CDS encoding isocitrate lyase/PEP mutase family protein encodes MYSNSKNSGARVLRERLKDPKIIVAPGAYDCLSARLIEQCGFEAAFMTGYGAAASILGEPDYGLMTMNEMANVCANMNAFLNIPLIGDIDTGYGNPLNVYRTVKEFERAGMAAVHLEDQVFPKRCGHMENKAVISMEEHVEKIRAAVEARDEMMIIARTDARATHGIDEAIRRLTAYRDAGADIVYADALRSDDELRAVGSIPNVYKFTNQTENGKTPPRTAKQLEEMGFNIVIFPVGTAFVAAKAMKRMLEQLKREGTSAGCVEQMTTFNEFTGIVGLPELQKREANFKTYEFR; translated from the coding sequence ATGTATTCAAACAGTAAAAACAGCGGAGCCCGCGTTTTGAGGGAGCGTTTAAAAGATCCGAAAATTATCGTTGCCCCGGGGGCTTATGACTGCCTTTCGGCCAGGCTGATTGAGCAGTGCGGGTTCGAGGCCGCATTTATGACGGGATACGGGGCGGCCGCATCCATACTGGGAGAGCCGGACTACGGCCTTATGACGATGAATGAGATGGCAAATGTATGCGCAAACATGAACGCATTCCTGAATATTCCATTAATCGGCGACATTGACACGGGATATGGCAATCCCCTGAATGTTTACCGTACCGTGAAGGAGTTTGAGAGAGCGGGAATGGCGGCGGTCCATCTGGAGGATCAGGTCTTCCCGAAGCGCTGCGGCCACATGGAAAATAAAGCGGTCATCTCCATGGAAGAACATGTGGAGAAAATCAGGGCGGCCGTGGAGGCGAGAGATGAGATGATGATTATCGCCAGAACGGATGCCAGGGCGACCCATGGAATTGACGAAGCAATCCGCCGTCTTACCGCGTACCGCGATGCAGGAGCTGATATTGTCTACGCCGATGCGCTGCGCAGTGATGATGAACTGAGGGCGGTCGGTTCAATTCCCAACGTCTATAAATTTACCAACCAGACGGAAAATGGAAAGACGCCGCCCCGGACGGCAAAACAGCTGGAGGAGATGGGATTTAATATTGTAATTTTCCCGGTCGGAACGGCTTTTGTCGCAGCCAAGGCCATGAAGCGGATGCTGGAGCAGCTCAAACGGGAAGGAACATCCGCGGGCTGCGTGGAGCAGATGACAACATTTAACGAGTTTACCGGTATTGTAGGCCTGCCGGAGCTCCAGAAAAGGGAAGCAAATTTTAAAACATATGAATTCCGATGA
- a CDS encoding D-2-hydroxyacid dehydrogenase, translating into MKIVVLDGYTENPGDLSWSGFEELGEFTVYDRTPAELTAERIGDADVILTNKAAVTEEIMDACPGIRYIGVLATGYNVVDTEAAKKRGIIVTNIPTYGTDTVGQFAIAMLLEICHHIGYHDRSVHKGRWKNCSDWCYWDYPLIELAGKTIGIVGFGRIGQATGRIAAALHMRVIAYDAYPNESGKRLAEYVDLDRLYAESDVIALHCPLFPSTKEMINRETIGKMKDGVIIINNSRGGLIAEQDLADALNSGKVYAAGLDVVSTEPIREGNPLLGARNCLITPHMSWGTKESRKRLMDIAVENLKQFIEGTPVNVVNG; encoded by the coding sequence ATGAAAATAGTGGTATTGGACGGATATACGGAAAATCCCGGAGATTTAAGCTGGTCCGGTTTTGAAGAGCTCGGTGAATTTACCGTATATGACCGCACGCCGGCGGAATTGACGGCAGAGCGGATTGGGGATGCAGATGTAATTCTTACCAACAAAGCGGCCGTTACGGAAGAAATTATGGATGCCTGTCCGGGAATCAGGTACATCGGCGTTCTTGCAACGGGATACAACGTGGTGGATACGGAAGCTGCGAAGAAAAGAGGAATCATTGTCACGAATATTCCAACTTATGGTACGGATACGGTAGGGCAGTTTGCCATCGCTATGCTTTTGGAAATCTGCCACCATATCGGTTATCATGACAGATCGGTACACAAGGGAAGGTGGAAGAACTGCAGTGACTGGTGTTATTGGGATTATCCGTTAATCGAACTGGCGGGAAAGACCATTGGAATCGTCGGCTTCGGCCGTATCGGGCAGGCCACGGGCCGCATTGCCGCGGCGCTTCATATGCGTGTAATAGCTTATGATGCGTATCCGAATGAAAGTGGAAAGCGTCTGGCGGAGTATGTGGATTTAGACAGGCTGTATGCGGAATCGGATGTCATCGCCCTCCATTGTCCTCTCTTTCCTTCTACAAAGGAAATGATTAACCGTGAGACAATCGGAAAAATGAAAGATGGAGTGATTATCATCAACAATTCCAGGGGAGGGCTGATAGCCGAACAGGATCTGGCCGATGCGCTGAACAGCGGTAAAGTATATGCGGCCGGGCTGGATGTGGTTTCGACGGAGCCGATCAGAGAGGGCAATCCCCTTCTAGGTGCGAGAAACTGCCTCATTACGCCGCATATGAGCTGGGGAACGAAGGAAAGCCGGAAACGGTTGATGGATATTGCAGTCGAAAATCTGAAGCAGTTTATAGAAGGCACACCCGTCAATGTGGTTAATGGCTGA
- a CDS encoding glycerate kinase, translating to MKFLLAPENICPLIRGARITVMCDVKNPLTGKDGAALAVFLDEKMKPGIETVLLRECSAF from the coding sequence GTGAAATTTCTCTTAGCTCCGGAGAATATCTGTCCCCTTATCCGCGGGGCAAGGATTACCGTGATGTGCGACGTGAAAAATCCTCTGACCGGAAAAGACGGCGCGGCCCTGGCCGTATTCCTGGATGAGAAAATGAAGCCGGGAATCGAGACGGTGCTGCTAAGAGAATGTTCCGCCTTTTGA
- a CDS encoding ABC transporter ATP-binding protein: MNDLINGLEVRGLNFSYGHREVLKNVSFRVEPGTFCAFLGGNGAGKSTLLRCINGLLKADPECVLWNETKTGKLTVRERAGIFGYVPQNTQTGYALNVMEIVLSGRLPHMGMKAGKHDLDKVSEVMEEFHLKDYAFRPFNQLSGGERQRVLIARAIAQEPQVLLLDEPTSSLDLKYQYEVMDLLHRISRSGITVAAVLHDLNLALDYADRSVLLSGGTVVAQGIPEEVLTPGQIRKAYEVDTELVRIGRRSVIVRA, translated from the coding sequence GTGAATGATTTGATAAACGGATTGGAAGTCCGGGGACTGAACTTTTCCTACGGACACAGGGAAGTTTTAAAAAATGTATCATTCCGCGTCGAACCGGGAACCTTCTGCGCATTCCTCGGCGGCAACGGCGCAGGAAAGTCAACGCTGCTGCGCTGCATCAACGGTCTTCTTAAGGCAGATCCCGAATGCGTGCTGTGGAATGAAACGAAAACAGGGAAGCTGACCGTCCGGGAGAGGGCCGGTATTTTCGGCTATGTGCCGCAGAATACCCAGACGGGATATGCACTGAATGTAATGGAAATCGTGCTGTCCGGCCGCCTTCCCCACATGGGAATGAAAGCAGGGAAACATGATCTGGACAAAGTGTCGGAGGTAATGGAGGAATTTCATCTGAAGGACTATGCGTTCCGGCCGTTTAACCAGCTCAGCGGCGGAGAACGCCAGCGGGTGCTCATTGCAAGGGCCATCGCCCAGGAACCTCAGGTGCTGCTTTTAGACGAACCCACCAGCAGTCTCGATTTAAAATACCAGTATGAGGTCATGGACCTGCTGCACCGCATCAGCCGGAGCGGCATCACCGTTGCGGCCGTCCTCCACGATCTGAACCTGGCTTTAGACTATGCGGACCGCTCTGTTCTGCTCTCCGGCGGAACAGTCGTTGCCCAGGGAATTCCGGAGGAAGTTCTGACACCGGGTCAGATAAGGAAGGCATATGAAGTTGATACGGAACTCGTGCGGATAGGCAGACGGTCCGTAATTGTGAGAGCATGA
- a CDS encoding iron ABC transporter permease, producing MSFDTLTIEYKHRIRRKILRLFLAAAALCALAAAAVCLGVAELTPARLAVTWLPFTECFMTVQPLSVKEQNVLLLLRLPRVAAAVTAGAGLGIAGTGMQAITGNQMASPFTTGLSGAAALGAAAVIVFGGFPVHLQKTATVLAAFFMALLCAAFVYGLSSLKGLGSETLVLTGIALNYFFNALNSTMQFIANEQQLPAIIQWTFGSLTAVGWKDIAVMALFLLITLPVFQKQAWAFNMIAAGSDESAAALGIHVKRTRILTGGCITLLTAAIVSFTGIIGFVGLVAPHMSRMIIGGDHRLLLPLSAITGAALVLAADTIGRCAFSPTMIPVGIVVSYVGVPLFLYLIFRGRKRL from the coding sequence ATGTCTTTCGATACTCTGACCATTGAATATAAACATCGGATCCGCCGCAAAATCCTGCGGCTCTTTCTGGCTGCCGCCGCTCTCTGCGCGCTGGCCGCCGCTGCCGTCTGCCTCGGTGTGGCGGAACTCACTCCGGCCCGTCTGGCCGTTACCTGGCTGCCGTTTACAGAATGTTTCATGACCGTCCAGCCGCTCAGTGTGAAGGAACAGAACGTCCTTCTCCTGCTGCGTCTGCCACGCGTCGCCGCCGCCGTCACTGCGGGCGCAGGCCTCGGCATAGCCGGAACGGGGATGCAGGCAATCACGGGCAACCAGATGGCCAGCCCATTTACCACCGGACTATCCGGAGCCGCCGCCCTGGGCGCCGCCGCGGTGATAGTCTTTGGCGGATTTCCCGTCCATCTCCAGAAAACTGCCACGGTTTTGGCCGCCTTTTTCATGGCGCTGCTCTGTGCCGCTTTTGTCTATGGACTTTCCAGCCTGAAGGGGCTCGGTTCGGAAACCCTGGTGCTGACGGGCATCGCCCTCAACTATTTTTTCAATGCACTCAACTCGACGATGCAGTTTATTGCCAACGAACAGCAGCTTCCGGCCATTATACAATGGACCTTCGGCAGCCTCACCGCCGTCGGATGGAAGGATATTGCAGTCATGGCGCTCTTTCTGCTGATTACGCTGCCCGTATTCCAAAAACAGGCCTGGGCGTTTAACATGATCGCCGCCGGCTCGGACGAGAGCGCCGCAGCCCTTGGAATCCATGTAAAACGAACCAGAATCCTGACGGGAGGCTGCATCACGCTGCTGACCGCGGCCATCGTCAGCTTCACCGGCATTATCGGATTCGTCGGCCTCGTGGCTCCCCATATGTCCAGGATGATAATCGGCGGCGATCACAGGCTTTTACTTCCTCTCTCCGCCATCACGGGAGCGGCTCTCGTTCTGGCGGCGGATACCATCGGGCGGTGCGCATTTTCCCCTACCATGATCCCGGTGGGAATCGTCGTATCCTACGTAGGAGTCCCGCTGTTCTTATATTTGATTTTCCGGGGGAGGAAGAGGCTGTGA
- a CDS encoding ABC transporter substrate-binding protein: MRKNRKRFAGIAAVLMLSLAGCAAKTNEAKTTAAVESTSAETGAESREADVKDAEAGTTVFVDDIGREVELTLPITRACVANRYNNELIRAVGAGDSVVGVDIYTSQDEVYWPRFGENETFGKDEYDYEKIVALDPQVLVVPKNGAVEESIEKLEPFGIKVVVITGWDNSDVPKQIRLCGQLFGKEEQAEELVDFYQKPVDYMKEQLKQVKEPKTVYWEYGGDYTTCIPGTSNDGWHNMILMAGGKNIFGDASLAGKDIDPEQVLMADPDLIVKVYAGEVVGNSGVFTAPPQEEFAAKAESMMEREGFRELTAVKEGNFYLNTAFMSGGLGKMIGAAYMSKWLYPDLMTDLDPDAIFEQWMKYQGFEPDTQHYYHVPAQK, translated from the coding sequence ATGAGAAAGAACAGAAAACGATTTGCAGGGATTGCCGCCGTATTGATGCTCTCCCTGGCCGGCTGTGCCGCAAAGACAAACGAGGCGAAAACAACAGCGGCCGTGGAAAGCACTTCTGCTGAAACAGGCGCAGAAAGCCGGGAGGCAGATGTCAAAGACGCCGAGGCGGGAACGACCGTCTTTGTGGATGATATCGGCCGTGAGGTGGAGCTGACCCTTCCCATTACAAGGGCCTGCGTTGCAAACCGCTATAACAACGAATTAATCCGTGCCGTAGGAGCCGGGGACAGCGTTGTCGGAGTGGATATCTATACCTCCCAGGACGAGGTCTACTGGCCCCGGTTCGGAGAGAACGAAACCTTTGGCAAAGATGAGTACGACTATGAAAAGATCGTAGCTCTCGATCCTCAGGTGCTCGTCGTTCCCAAAAACGGCGCGGTGGAGGAATCCATTGAGAAGCTGGAACCGTTCGGTATCAAGGTAGTGGTTATCACCGGATGGGACAACTCCGATGTACCGAAGCAGATCAGGCTGTGCGGCCAGTTATTCGGCAAGGAAGAGCAGGCGGAAGAACTGGTTGATTTCTATCAGAAACCGGTTGATTATATGAAAGAACAGTTAAAACAGGTGAAAGAACCTAAGACTGTTTACTGGGAGTACGGCGGTGACTATACCACCTGCATTCCCGGAACCTCCAACGACGGCTGGCATAATATGATTCTCATGGCCGGCGGTAAAAATATTTTCGGCGACGCCTCCCTGGCCGGCAAGGATATCGATCCGGAGCAGGTTCTGATGGCGGATCCCGACCTGATTGTCAAAGTCTATGCAGGGGAAGTAGTCGGAAACAGCGGCGTATTCACCGCGCCTCCGCAGGAAGAATTTGCCGCCAAAGCGGAATCCATGATGGAGCGCGAAGGTTTCCGGGAATTAACGGCTGTTAAAGAGGGCAATTTCTATCTCAACACCGCTTTTATGAGCGGAGGACTGGGAAAAATGATTGGAGCCGCCTACATGTCCAAATGGCTCTATCCCGATTTAATGACGGATCTGGATCCGGACGCCATCTTTGAACAGTGGATGAAATACCAGGGCTTTGAGCCAGATACCCAGCACTACTACCACGTTCCCGCACAAAAATAA
- a CDS encoding YafY family protein: MKIDRLIGILSILLQQEKVTAPYLAEKFEVSRRTINRDIEDICKAGIPIVTSQGQNGGISIMEGYRMDKTLLTSSDMQAILAGLKSLDSVSGSKRYQQLMEKLAMGNSSVLASNNHIMIDLASWYRSSLAPKISVLQGAVEDRRKVEFNYYAPGGESSRSIEPYLLIFKWSSWYLWGYCCEKQDYRLFKLNRMTELKATEEQYEPRQIPVPDLSAERIYPLGIDVEAVFEPDMKWRLVEEFGMESFTEQEDGRLKFSFGFADKENLFGWLLSFGDKVELTKPVELRRELYEMMGRLQKMYRE, from the coding sequence ATGAAAATCGACCGCCTCATCGGTATCCTTTCCATTCTTCTTCAGCAGGAAAAGGTGACGGCGCCATATCTGGCAGAAAAATTTGAAGTTTCACGAAGGACAATTAACCGGGACATTGAGGATATCTGTAAAGCGGGGATTCCCATTGTCACGTCACAGGGGCAGAACGGGGGGATTTCCATTATGGAGGGGTACCGGATGGATAAAACCCTGCTCACATCCTCCGACATGCAGGCTATTCTGGCGGGGCTAAAGAGCCTGGACAGCGTGTCGGGATCGAAACGGTATCAGCAGTTGATGGAGAAACTGGCAATGGGGAACTCCTCCGTTCTGGCATCGAATAATCACATTATGATCGACCTGGCGTCCTGGTACCGATCCTCTCTGGCTCCAAAAATCAGTGTGCTTCAGGGGGCCGTTGAGGACAGGAGGAAGGTGGAGTTTAACTATTATGCGCCGGGCGGGGAGAGCAGCCGGAGTATTGAACCGTATCTTCTCATTTTTAAATGGTCGTCCTGGTATTTGTGGGGATACTGCTGTGAAAAGCAGGATTACCGCCTTTTTAAACTGAACAGGATGACGGAGTTAAAAGCGACGGAGGAACAGTACGAACCCAGGCAGATTCCGGTGCCAGATCTTTCGGCAGAGCGGATTTATCCGCTGGGAATTGATGTGGAGGCCGTTTTTGAGCCGGATATGAAGTGGCGGCTGGTGGAGGAATTCGGTATGGAGAGCTTCACGGAACAGGAAGACGGACGGCTTAAATTTTCCTTCGGTTTTGCGGACAAGGAGAACCTGTTCGGATGGCTTCTGAGCTTTGGGGACAAGGTGGAACTGACAAAGCCGGTGGAACTTCGCAGAGAGCTTTATGAGATGATGGGGCGGCTTCAAAAAATGTACCGTGAATGA
- a CDS encoding GyrI-like domain-containing protein, with protein MEYEIVRLEEKKAAGIKARTNNMSPDMGAVIGGLWGRFYSEGIYESIPGKTNEKVLGIYTEYDGDAASDYTIVVACEVDGKEELPGDTVLVTIPSGKYAKFIAKGELHEAVARCWQEIWSMDLPRTFDCDFEEYQDDGMDETEIHIYVGLKE; from the coding sequence ATGGAATATGAGATTGTAAGATTAGAAGAGAAAAAAGCAGCGGGAATTAAGGCGAGAACAAATAATATGTCTCCTGATATGGGAGCGGTAATCGGAGGATTGTGGGGAAGATTTTATTCTGAGGGAATCTATGAATCCATTCCGGGAAAGACGAATGAGAAAGTTCTGGGAATTTATACGGAGTATGACGGAGACGCGGCGTCGGATTACACCATTGTCGTTGCATGCGAGGTAGATGGGAAAGAGGAGCTTCCCGGGGATACGGTTCTTGTCACAATTCCGTCCGGTAAATATGCAAAATTTATCGCAAAGGGAGAGCTGCATGAGGCGGTTGCAAGATGCTGGCAGGAGATCTGGAGTATGGATCTGCCCCGGACCTTTGACTGCGATTTTGAGGAGTATCAGGATGACGGCATGGATGAAACCGAAATTCATATCTATGTAGGTTTAAAGGAGTAA